The Streptomyces sp. NBC_01463 DNA window CGGTCCCTGCCAGTCGAAGTGGCCGACCACCTCCGCCACGCATCCGGCCACGTCCTCGGGGGTGGCCGGATGCGGGGTGAGTACCTTGTGGCGCTCCTGCGCCAGGTCTCCGCGGTCCAGGTCCACGGGAGCGCCCTTGATCCCGGATCCGCCGATGTCCACGCCGAAGATCTCCATGTGATCCACGGTACGGGCACCCGGCGCCGCTCACTTCCTGGAACGGGAAACCCGCCGGGCCCGGCGGGGGCCGGTCGCGCCGGGTCCTATTCCGCGGAGAGTGCCGCCGCCTCCGCGCGCAGGTCGCGGCGGAGCTCCTTCGGCAGTGAGAACACGATGGACTCCTCGGCCGCCTTCACGATCTCGACGTCCTCGAAACCCCGCTCCGACAGCCAGGCCAGCACGCCGTCGACCAGGATCTCGGGCACGGAGGCGCCGGAGGTGACGCCGACCGTCGAGACGCCCTTCAGCCAGGCCTCCTCGATCTCGTCCGCGGAGTCGACGAGGTGGGAGTCGCCCGCACCCGCGCCGAGTGCGACCTCGACCAGGCGGACCGAGTTCGAGGAGTTCTTCGAGCCGACGACGATCACCAGGTCGGCGTCCGCGCCCATCTGCTTCACCGCGATCTGGCGGTTCTGCGTGGCGTAGCAGATGTCGTCGCTGGGCGGCGAGATCAGCAGCGGGAACTTCTCCTTGAGCGCTCCGACCGTCTCCATCGTCTCGTCGACCGACAGCGTGGTCTGGGAGAGCCAGACGACCCGGGAGGGGTCGCGGACCTCGACGTTGGCGACGTCCTCGGGGCCGTCGACCAGGGTGATGTGCTCGGGGGCCTCGCCGGAGGTGCCGATGACCTCCTCGTGGCCCTCGTGGCCGATGAGGAGGATGTCGAAGTCGTCCTGCGCGAAGCGGACGGCTTCCTTGTGGACCTTGGTGACGAGCGGGCAGGTGGCGTCGATGGTGGCGAGCTTCCGCTCGGCCGCCTCCTCGTGCACGGTCGGTGCGACGCCGTGCGCCGAGAACATCACGATCGAGCCCTCGGGGACCTCCGCCGTCTCCTCGACGAAGATCGCGCCCTTCTTCTCCAGGGTCTGTACGACGTACTTGTTGTGGACGATCTCGTGGCGAACGTAGACCGGGGAGCCGTACTGCTCCAGGGCCTTCTCCACGGCGATCACGGCACGGTCCACGCCCGCGCAGTAGCCACGGGGTGCGGCGAGCAGGACGCGTCGGGGTGTCGTAGCAGTCATGCGTCCCATCGTAAGGCCGTACCGAACAGGCGCGGGGCCGACGGGGTCGGGAGACTGATCAGGACGATCTTCACGCGCTCGACGACGCGACCGACGGAGGGCTCATGGCCGGCAGCGACAGCGATTCCGGCGGGGACACGGATTCCGGCAGCACCATCGCCCGTGCGGGGCTTCGGCGGACGCTCGGCTTCCGGGACCTGGTGGTCTACGGGCTGCTCTTCATCGCCCCGATGGCCCCCGTCGGTGTCTTCGGCACCCTGGACGCGAAGTCCGACGGCGCCGTGGCGCTCGTCTACGTCGCGGCGACCGTGGTGATGGCGTTCACCGCCTTCAGTTACGCCCAGATGGTGCGGGTCGCCCCACAGGCCGGCTCGGTGTTCGCGTACGCGCGCAAGGGGCTCGGGGAGGGGCCGGGGTTCATCGCCGGATGGATGGTGATGCTGGACTACCTGCTGATCCCGGCGGTCGCGTATCTCTTCTCCGGGATCGCGATGAACGCGCTGGTGCCGGAGGTGTCGCGGTGGGTGTGGACCGCGCTGGCGGTGGTCCTCACGACGCTGCTCAACCTCTGGGGCGTACGGGCCGCGGCCCGGGTCGGCTTCGCGGTGCTGGCCATGGAGATCGTGGTGCTGCTGGTGTTCCTGGTGTCCGCGGTGGTGGTGCTCACGCGGGACGGGGCGCAGCGCGGCTGGCTGACGCCGCTCACCGGGGATTCCGGGTTCTCCGCGACGGCGGTGCTGGGTGCGGTGTCCGTGGCGGTGCTGTCGTATCTGGGCTTCGACGCCATCGCCTCGTTCGCGGAGGAGGTGACGGGCGGTTCGGCGAAGGTGGCGCGGGCGGTGCTGTTCTGCCTGGTGCTGGCGGGGGTGCTGTTCGTGGCGCAGGCCTATCTGGCGGCGCTGCTGGAGCCGATGACGTCGGCGGAGCTGGCCGCCGATCCGGCGGCCCAGGGGTCGGCGTTCTACGACACGGTGGACTCCGCGGTCGGCACCTGGCTGCACGACCTGGTGGCGGTCAGCAAGGCGATCGGGGCGGCGTTCGCGGCGCTGGCCGGGCAGGCGGCCGCCGGGCGGCTGCTGTTCGCGATGGCCCGGGAGCGCCGGCTGCCCGCCCTGCTGTCGAAGATCGACCCGCGCTCGGGGGTGCCGCGGACCGCGATCCTGATCGCGGCGGTGATCACGCTGGTGGCGGCGGTGTGGGCGGCCCGGCGCGACGACGGTCTCGACCATCTGGTGTCGGTCGTGGACGTGGGGGCGCTGACCGCGTTCGTCCTGCTCCACGCGTCGGTGGTCGGCTGGTTCGTGGTGCGCCGGATGGAGGGGCCGCCGAACTGGTGGCGGCACGTCCTGATCCCGGTGGTCGGGGCCGCGGTGCTGATCGCGGTGATCGTGGAGGCGACGGGGAGCGCTCAGGTGGTGGGCGCGTGCTGGCTGGTGGTGGGGCTCGTGGTCCTGCTGGTGCAGCGCGGGCGCCGGGTGGCGGGGTGAGGGCGTGGCTGTCGCGGCGGGACCGGTCCGTTGTCGGCGCCGGCCGATACGCTCGCCCCTATGGCTCTACAGACTTCCCCGGAAGCTCCGCTGCCCGTCGGTGACGTGTCACGGCTGATCGGCGGCTGGATCGACCGGCTCGGCGCGGTCTGGGTCGAGGGGCAGATCACCCAGCTGTCGCGGCGGCCGGGGGCGGGGGTGGTGTTCCTGACGCTGCGCGATCCGTCGCACGACATCTCGGTGGGCGTGACCTGCTTCCGGCAGGTCTTCGACCGGATCGCGGACGTGGTGACCGAGGGGGCGCGGGTCGTCGTCCTCGCGAAGCCCGAGTGGTACGCGCCCCGCGGCCAGCTCTCGCTGCGGGCCACGGAGATACGGCCGGTCGGCATCGGCGAGCTGCTGGTCCGGCTGGAGCAGTTGAAGAAGTCCCTGGCCTCGGAGGGTCTCTTCGCCCTCGACCGCAAGAAGCCGCTGCCCTTCCTGCCCCAGCTCATCGGGCTGGTCTGCGGCCGCGCGTCGGCGGCCGAGCGCGATGTGCTGGAGAACGCGCGCCGACGCTGGCCCGCCGTCCGCTTCGAGGTGCGCAACACCGCGGTGCAGGGGGTGCACGCCGTGAACCAGGTGGTGCAGGCCGTCAAGGAGCTGGACGGACTCCCGGACGTCGACGTGATCGTCGTGGCGCGCGGCGGGGGCAGCGTGGAGGACCTGCTGCCGTTCTCGGACGAGGAGCTGATCCGTACGGTCGCGGCCTGCCGCACCCCCGTCGTCTCGGCGATCGGGCACGAGCCCGACTCCCCGCTGCTCGACCTGGTCGCCGACGTGCGGGCGTCCACTCCCACGGACGCGGCGAAGCGGATCGTGCCGGACGTGGGCGAGGAGCTGGACCGGGTGCAGCAGCTGCGGGACCGGGCGCTGCGGACGGTACGGGGACTGCTCGACCGGGAGGAGCGGGGGCTGGCGCACGCGCTGGGGCGGCCCTCCATGGAGCACCCGCAGCGGATGGTGGACGAGCGCGCCTCGGAGGTCGACGCGCTGATCGGGCGCGGCCGGCGGGTGCTGGGCCATCTGCTGGACCGCGCGGACTCGGAGCTCGCCCACACCCGCGCCCGGGTGGTCGCGCTGTCGCCCGCGGCGACGCTGGAGCGCGGTTACGCGGTGCTCCAGCGGGCGGACGGGCACGTGGTCCGGGACCCGGCCGACGCGGGCGCGCCGGGGGAAGCGCTGCGGGCCCGGGTGTCGGGCGGCGAGTTCGTGGTGCGGGTCGCCGAGTGAGCGGCCGGGAGTGACGGATATGCCTACGCATAAGGTGGATCACATGACGGACGACGGGACGGCTGCGGCCACGGGCACGCTCGGCTACGAGCAGGCGCGCGACGAGCTGATCGAGGTGGTGCGCCGGCTGGAGGCGGGCGGGACCTCGCTGGAGGACTCCCTCGCGCTGTGGGAGCGCGGCGAGGAGCTGGCCAAGGTGTGCCGGCACTGGCTGGAGGGCGCGCGGGCCCGTCTCGACGCGGCCCTCGCGGGGCCCGCCGACGCCGAGGAGAGCGCCGGGGGCGCGGACGCCGACGCGGGCTGAGTCCCGGCAGGGAACGGGGCGGGGCGCGGACACAGATACCGACACGGCGCCGCAGGGACAGAAGTGCGCGAAACGGCGCAAGACCTTCGCGTTGTGGAGTGGGTCACTCCCTCACCGTTTTAGTTGAAAGTTAACCTACCTCTCCCGTACCGTGGCGTGTGTTGCTTGATCCCCCGTGTACGTCCGGAAGGTAATACGCAAGATGTCCCTCGTTCTTGACCCCGCCGCCCAGGACCTCCTCTTCCGCGAGGCCCGCACCGCCAACACCTTCACCGACGAGCCGGTGACCGAGGAGCAGGTCCAGGCGATCTACGACCTGGTCAAGTACGGCCCCACCGCGTTCAACCAGTCGCCGCTGCGCGTCGTCCTGGTCCGCTCGGACGAGGCCCGCGCGCGCCTCGTCCCGCACATGGCCGAGGGCAACCGTCCGAAGACCTCGTCCGCCCCGCTGGTCGCGATCCTGGCCGCCGACAACGAGTTCCACGAGGAGCTCCCGTCCCTGCTGCCTCACTTCCCGCAGGCCAAGGACATGTTCTTCTCCGAGCGCCCGGTCCGCGAGTCGGCCGCCACCCTGAACGGCGCCCTGCAGGCCGCCTACTTCATCATCGGCGTCCGCGCCGCCGGCCTGGCCGCGGGCCCGATGACCGGCTACGACGCCGCGGGCATCGAGAAGGAGTTCCTCGACGGCGACCACAACGTGCTGATGGTCGTCAACATCGGCAAGCCGGGCGAGGACGCCTGGTTCCCCCGCTCGCCGCGTCTCGCGTTCGACGAGGTCGTCAAGACCGTCTGAGCCCCGCCGCCCCCTTCACCGGAGGCGTGCACGGCGTACGAGGAAGGCCCTGGAGCAACTGCTCCAGGGCCTTCCTCGTACGTGCGCCGGAAAGCGCGGCCGCGCCGCCGTCAGGACGTCTTGAGCGACGCCGCCATCTCCGCCAGCCGTGCCGTCGAGGCGGACCCGGTCACGACCGTGGTCGCGCCCTTCTCCTGGCGCACGAGGGCGTCGTACTTCGGCCCCTCCCAGTGCTGCCAGGTCTCCCCGGCCACCTGCTGCGTGCGCCCGGTGTCCTTCGCCTTCTGGCTGACGTCGGTGATGTACTTCTTCGCCGGGGACGTGGACTGCTCCACCGCGACGTACTTGCCGTCGGGGTCCAGGAAGCCCAGGTGCCAGCTGTCGCCCGCCTCGCGGTCATAACCGACCGAGGTGGGCTTCCAGTCCTGCGCCAGACCGCTCGGGGCGGCGACCGGGTACGGGGCCGCGCGTCGCGCGGTCAGGAGCTCGACCCGGTAGTCGACCGCCTTGACCGGGTCGGCCTTGTCGTCGTGCGGAACGAAGATGTAGACGACCCCCGCCACGGCGGCGATCACCGCCAACGACAGGAACATGTCCCGCACTGTCTGCTTGCCTCGCTTGCTTGCCACGGGTCCATCGTCGCATCAGCTCCGGCGGGACCGAATCGGGGGCATCCGCTCATTCGTGACCCGGTCTGCTCATTTTATCGACCTGACGATAGAGTCACACCACCCTCATCCGGTCGTCGTCGTACAGAAAGGTGCGCTCCGATGTCCGAGCATCATCTGCCGTCCCAGCTGGAGGTCTCCCCGGAGGCCCCCGACCGCAACCTCGCCCTGGAGCTCGTCCGGGTCACCGAGGCCGCCGCCATGGCCGCCGGGCGCTGGGTCGGCCGCGGGGACAAGATCGGCGCCGACGGCGCCGCCGTGAAGGCCATGCGGACCCTCGTCTCCACCGTGTCGATGAACGGCATCGTCGTCATCGGTGAGGGCGAGAAGGACGAAGCCCCCATGCTGTTCAACGGCGAGCGCGTCGGTGACGGCACCGGTCCCGAGGTCGACATCGCCGTCGACCCGATCGACGGCACGACCCTGAACGCCAAGGGCATGCCCAACGCGATCGCCGTGCTGGCCGCCGCCGACCGGGGCGCGATGTTCGACCCGTCCGCGGTCTTCTACATGGACAAGCTGGTCACCGGCCCCGAGGCCGCCGACTTCGTCGACATCAACGCCCCCGTCTCGGTGAACATCCGCCGGGTCGCGAAGGCGAAGAACTCCATGCCCGAGGATGTCACCGTCGTCATCCTCGACCGTCCGCGCCACGAGGGAATCGTCCGGGAGATCCGGGAGACCGGCGCCCGGATCAAGTTCATCTCCGACGGCGATGTCGCGGGCTCGATCATGGCGGCCCGCGAGGGCACCGGCGTCGACCTGCTGATGGGCATCGGCGGCACGCCCGAGGGCATCATCTCGGCCTGCGCCATAAAGTGCCTCGGCGGCGTCATCCAGGGCAAGCTCTGGCCGAAGGACGAAGCCGAACGGCAGCGCGCCCTGGACGCCGGGCACGACCTGGACCGGGTGCTGTCGACGGACGACCTGGTCAGCGGCGACAACGTGTTCTTCGTCGCGACGGGCATCACCGACGGCGAACTGATGCGCGGCGTGCGCTACCGCGCCGAGACGGCGACCACCGAGTCGATCGTCATGCGGTCCAAGTCGGGCACCATCCGCAAGATCGACTCCACCCACCGGCTGTCGAAGCTGCGCGCCTACAGCGCGATCGACTTCGACCGCGCGAAATGATCCCGCCGCGCGTGAGGTGACACGGGGCCCGCACCCGGGCCCCCGACGCACGAGGAGGCGCCCCCCATGTGCGGTGGGGGCGCCTCCTCGTGCTCAGGTCACGTCAACGGCGGGGGCACACCGACGTCGTGCGTCCGGCGGCCTCGTACGTCCGTCAGCCGGCCGCGGCGATGTGGCCGGTCGCACCGGACGCCTTGAGCTCCGCCTCGCGCCGCCTGCGGCGGGCGAGCGCCACACGGCGTTCGGCAGCGGTGAGGCCGCCCCACACTCCGTACGGCTCGGGCTGCATCAAGGCGTGTTCCCGGCATTCGACCATCACCGGACAGCGCGCGCAGACCCGCTTCGCGGACTCCTCACGCGACAGGCGGGCAGCCGTCGGCTCCTTCGACGGGGCGAAGAACAGCCCGGCTTCGTCCCGGCGGCACACCGCCTCCGAGTGCCAGGGACCGGTCTGGTCCTCCCGAGCGGGGGTCCGCTGGGGAGGAACGGCGGCGACCTGCAGGGGCTGATGCGGCAGATGCAGCACGATCTACTCCTGACGACGGCTTCGCGAGCGAGAGACGATGCAGCACTCCCTACCCGCTGTGCGCACGCCTATGCACTGAGTGGCACTCAGTTCCGGACCACGGAATTGCGGTCGAGCGCGCTTTCGGCCTGAATCCGTACCCACGCGCCACCCCATGGCCGGCATGAGTCACTCGTTGTCAGGCGGTCAAACCGTCTTGCCGTCGCGTCATCACACCGTCAGGCCGTCACGCCCCACTCAGTGGCCGAGGTGTTTGCGCAACCGGTCCTGCAGATCCGCAATGAACTTGCCGCGCTTGGGCTTTGCCTCGACGGAGCCGAACACCGAATATCCGTTGACGACGACCACGGGCGCTTCGGGATCGGCGGATTCCAGGGTGACGACTTCGAAATTGCCGAAGATTCCCGTTCCGCTGCCGCGCAGCGAGATGTTCTCGGGGACCCTGATCTCCACACTTCCGAAGACGGACGTCGCGTTGATCACGGTGAGCCGTTGGCCGAAAAGAGCTTCGGTCAGGTCGATTTCCACACTGCCGAACAGCGAGAAGGCGTTCGTGCGTCCGCCGACCCGCCAGCGCCCCTTGCGGCTGGAACTGCTGAAGATCGCCACCAGGTTGTCGGCGGGGCCCGTCGGGCTCGCGGGGCTGTGGGCGTACGAGGCGCCGACCGCCCTGGGCGTTCCACCCGGCGTCGGCAGGTCCCGTACCAGCGGTTCCAGCTCACCGACGGTCTTGGCGCGGTACACGGAGTCGACCCGCTCGGCGTGCTCGTCGGCGGTCAGCCGGCCCTCGGCCATCGCCTCCCGCAGGATGTCCGCGATCCGGTCACGGTCCGCGTCGGAGGCGCGGATGACGTCGGGTTCCGCCGGCGCGGTGGGCTGCTGGGGGTGCTTTTCGAGGTCCACCGGCCCAGCGTACCCAAACGCGATAGATCGCGACTAGGGGGCGGCGGGCGCGGCGGACACCGATCGCGGGACGCGGCCGGCCCCGGACGGCGGCCCGGACGACAGCCCGGAGCGGCCGCCGTCCGGTGAGCCCTACCTCACAAGCCCGCCGCCCCCGCGGGGTCCTACCCTGGTGGGTGCGCTGCCCAAGGGAGGTCAGCCGCTGTCTGCCGAGTGAGGAATGGCCGTAATGCCAGAGTTTGCGTACTCCGATCTGCTCCCCCTGGGAGAGGACACCACGCCGTACCGCCTGGTCACCGCCGAGGGTGTGTCCACCTTCGAGGCCGACGGACGGACGTTCCTCAAGGTCGAGCCGGAGGCGCTGCGCACCCTGGCCGCCGAGGCCATGCACGACATCTCGCACTACCTGCGGCCCGCGCACCTCGCGCAGCTGCGGCGCATCGTGGACGACCCCGAGGCCTCGTCCAACGACAAGTTCGTCGCGCTCGACCTGCTGAAGAACGCGAACATCGCCGCCGCGGGTGTCCTGCCGATGTGCCAGGACACCGGCACCGCGATCGTCATGGGCAAGCGCGGGCAGAACGTGCTGACCGAGGGCGGTGACGAGGAGGCCCTGTCGCACGGCATCTTCGACGCGTACACCAAGCTCAACCTGCGCTACTCGCAGATGGCCCCGCTGAACATGTGGGACGAGAAGAACACCGGCTCCAACCTCCCGGCCCAGATCGAGCTGTACGCGACCGACGGCGGCGCGTACAAGTTCCTCTTCATGGCCAAGGGCGGCGGCTCGGCCAACAAGTCGTTCCTGTTCCAGGAGACCAAGGCGGTCCTCAACGAGGCCTCCATGATGAAGTTCCTGGAGCAGAAGATCCGCTCCCTGGGCACGGCCGCCTGCCCGCCGTACCACCTGGCGATCGTCGTCGGCGGTACGTCCGCCGAGTTCGCGCTGAAGACCGCGAAGTACGCATCCGCGCACTACCTGGACGAGCTGCCCGCCGAGGGTTCGCCCACCGGGCACGGGTTCCGCGACAAGGAGCTGGAGCAGAAGGTCTTCGAGCTGACGCAGAAGATCGGCATCGGCGCGCAGTTCGGCGGCAAGTACTTCTGCCACGACGTGCGCGTCGTCCGCCTGCCGCGCCACGGCGCCTCCCTCCCCGTCGCCATCGCCGTGTCCTGCTCGGCCGACCGTCAGGCCACCGCGAAGATCACCGCCGAGGGCGTCTTCCTGGAGCAGCTGGAGAAGGACCCGGCCCGCTTCCTCCCCGACACCACCGACGAGCACCTCGACGAGGCGGGTGACGTCGTGCGGATCGACCTCAACCGGCCGATGGACGACATCCTCGCCGAGCTGACCAAGTACCCGGTCAAGACCCGGCTCTCGCTGACCGGCCCGCTGGTCGTGGCGCGCGACATCGCGCACGCCAAGATCAAGGAGCGGCTGGACGCGGGCGAGGAGATGCCGCAGTACCTGAAGGACCACCCGGTGTACTACGCCGGACCGGCCAAGACGCCCGAGGGCTACGCCTCCGGTTCCTTCGGCCCGACGACGGCCGGCCGGATGGACAGCTACGTCGCGCAGTTCCAGGCTGCGGGCGGCTCCAAGGTGATGCTGGCGAAGGGCAACCGGTCCCAGCAGGTCACCGACGCGTGCGACGCGCACGGCGGCTTCTACCTCGGCTCGATCGGCGGCCCGGCGGCCCGGCTGGCCCAGGACTGCATCAAGAAGGTCGAGGTCGTCGAGTACGAGGAGCTCGGCATGGAAGCGGTCTGGCGGATCGAGGTCGAGGACTTCCCGGCGTTCGTCGTCGTCGACGACAAGGGCAACGACTTCTTCACCGAGCCGGCCCCCGCACCGACGTTCACCAGCATCCCGGTGCGCGGCCCCGGCCTCGCCTGACCTGAGCACCTGCGGCTGAGGGGCGTACCGGCAGCGGCCGGTACGCCCCTCAGCCGTCGAGCAGTCCCGACGTCGCGACCAGATAGCCGAGTTGGGCACGGCTGGTGCTGCCCAGTTGCTCGGAGACCTTCCGCATGTGCTCGGCGACGCTGCGGCGGCTCATCCCGATCCGCCGGGCGATCGAGGCGTCCGTCTCGCCGTTGACCACCGCGAGCAGGATGGCGCGCTGCAGGTCGGACGTGATGACGGGGGTGCGCAGCGGTGCCCGCTCGGGCCGGACCGGCACCGCACGGGCCCACGCCTCGTCGAAGGCGCGGGCCAGGAAGCGGACCAGCGACGGGTGCTGGATGCGCAGGGCCTGCTGCGGCTCGTCGGAGAAGGGGACGAAGGCGAGGTCCCCGTCGAAGACCATGACCCGGTCGGTCACCTCGGCGAGCGTCCTGATCTCCGCCCCCTCGGTGCTCACCTGCTCGATGTACGAGAGGGTGGCGCGGTCGGAGCGGACGGTGTGCTGGTAGATCGTCCGCTGCCGGACGCCCCGCCGCAGGTTGCCCAGGTCCCGGGTCAGGGCCTCCTCCAGCACATCTGCGGGACGGCTGCCCCCGGGGTGGGCGGTGCGGACCTCCTGGCGGCAGCCGCCCACGGCCGCGTCCAGTGCCTTGCTGATGACGGCCGCGCCGGAGAGCCGGGTGAGGGCCGGCTGCTGTGTCCGGTGCACCTCCGCGTACAGCGCCTCGAAGACGGAGAGCGAGGCGCGGGTGGCGCGCAGCGTGCGCCGGTGATCCAGGATGGCCTCCTGGAGCGGGGCGAGCGCGGCGTACGACGCCGTCTCCGGCGGCACGGGCATCATGAATCCCGGTGATCCGCGGTCCGCGACCATCAGCTGGAGCGCCCGCAGACAGCCGGTCACCTCGTCCTGCGGAAGGCTTCCCGCCACGAGCGCGCGCCGGTAGGTCGCGAGCGCCGCCTCGCACGGCCGCTCCGGCGCGGGCCGGTCCCGTGCGGAGCCGCCCGACGACGATTCGCGGCAATCACATGCCGGTGTGCTGGAATGATCGTCCTTCACAAGTATGCAGATTACCTTTGTGCATACGGGACGACGGCGGAGAGCGGCACCACCTCGACGACCATGAGGAGGTGACACCCGGCACCGAGCACTCCGTCAGCCGGCCTACCGGCGAATCCGTCAACTCCCCGCGCGGGGAGCGGCGTTATCGATTCCTCGTGACCGGTTATGCCATCTCCTCGTACGGCACGTTCCTCAATATGGTGGCGCTCAATCTGTTCGTCTACGAGACGACGGGGCGGGCTCTCGCCATGGGGCTGTTCATGGCCGTCCGGCTGGGTTCCGGATTTGCCGCCGGGCTGGCCGCGGGTGGTCTGCTCGCCCGTTTCACCGCGAAAAGCGTGATGCTCTGGACGAATATCGCGCAGGCGGCGGTGATGCTGCTGCTGGTCTTCGCGCCGGACGGGCTGCGCACGGCGGCGCTGGTCGCCGTGTCGGTGGTGGTCGGGTTCTGCGGGACGCTGTTCATGGTGTCGCTGCGCAGTTCCATTCCCGAGATGGTGGGCGAGGACCGGCGCTCCTGGGCGAACTCGCTGTCGATCACCGGGCGTTCGCTCGCCATGGTGGCCGGCTTCGCCTCGGCGGGTGTCGTCGTCTCGCTCGTCGGGTACACCGCCGCGTTCGTGGTGGACATGGCGACGTTCGCGGTCTGCGCGGTGACGGTGGGACTGCTGCCGATCGCGGGCGGCGGCCGCGGCAAGCCGGCGCGGGCGGACGCCGAGGCCGGCGCAGAAGCGGAACCGGAAGCCGAAGCGG harbors:
- a CDS encoding 4-hydroxy-3-methylbut-2-enyl diphosphate reductase, whose amino-acid sequence is MGRMTATTPRRVLLAAPRGYCAGVDRAVIAVEKALEQYGSPVYVRHEIVHNKYVVQTLEKKGAIFVEETAEVPEGSIVMFSAHGVAPTVHEEAAERKLATIDATCPLVTKVHKEAVRFAQDDFDILLIGHEGHEEVIGTSGEAPEHITLVDGPEDVANVEVRDPSRVVWLSQTTLSVDETMETVGALKEKFPLLISPPSDDICYATQNRQIAVKQMGADADLVIVVGSKNSSNSVRLVEVALGAGAGDSHLVDSADEIEEAWLKGVSTVGVTSGASVPEILVDGVLAWLSERGFEDVEIVKAAEESIVFSLPKELRRDLRAEAAALSAE
- a CDS encoding APC family permease, with translation MAGSDSDSGGDTDSGSTIARAGLRRTLGFRDLVVYGLLFIAPMAPVGVFGTLDAKSDGAVALVYVAATVVMAFTAFSYAQMVRVAPQAGSVFAYARKGLGEGPGFIAGWMVMLDYLLIPAVAYLFSGIAMNALVPEVSRWVWTALAVVLTTLLNLWGVRAAARVGFAVLAMEIVVLLVFLVSAVVVLTRDGAQRGWLTPLTGDSGFSATAVLGAVSVAVLSYLGFDAIASFAEEVTGGSAKVARAVLFCLVLAGVLFVAQAYLAALLEPMTSAELAADPAAQGSAFYDTVDSAVGTWLHDLVAVSKAIGAAFAALAGQAAAGRLLFAMARERRLPALLSKIDPRSGVPRTAILIAAVITLVAAVWAARRDDGLDHLVSVVDVGALTAFVLLHASVVGWFVVRRMEGPPNWWRHVLIPVVGAAVLIAVIVEATGSAQVVGACWLVVGLVVLLVQRGRRVAG
- the xseA gene encoding exodeoxyribonuclease VII large subunit, whose translation is MALQTSPEAPLPVGDVSRLIGGWIDRLGAVWVEGQITQLSRRPGAGVVFLTLRDPSHDISVGVTCFRQVFDRIADVVTEGARVVVLAKPEWYAPRGQLSLRATEIRPVGIGELLVRLEQLKKSLASEGLFALDRKKPLPFLPQLIGLVCGRASAAERDVLENARRRWPAVRFEVRNTAVQGVHAVNQVVQAVKELDGLPDVDVIVVARGGGSVEDLLPFSDEELIRTVAACRTPVVSAIGHEPDSPLLDLVADVRASTPTDAAKRIVPDVGEELDRVQQLRDRALRTVRGLLDREERGLAHALGRPSMEHPQRMVDERASEVDALIGRGRRVLGHLLDRADSELAHTRARVVALSPAATLERGYAVLQRADGHVVRDPADAGAPGEALRARVSGGEFVVRVAE
- a CDS encoding exodeoxyribonuclease VII small subunit, with the translated sequence MTDDGTAAATGTLGYEQARDELIEVVRRLEAGGTSLEDSLALWERGEELAKVCRHWLEGARARLDAALAGPADAEESAGGADADAG
- a CDS encoding malonic semialdehyde reductase, encoding MSLVLDPAAQDLLFREARTANTFTDEPVTEEQVQAIYDLVKYGPTAFNQSPLRVVLVRSDEARARLVPHMAEGNRPKTSSAPLVAILAADNEFHEELPSLLPHFPQAKDMFFSERPVRESAATLNGALQAAYFIIGVRAAGLAAGPMTGYDAAGIEKEFLDGDHNVLMVVNIGKPGEDAWFPRSPRLAFDEVVKTV
- a CDS encoding DUF4245 domain-containing protein; its protein translation is MASKRGKQTVRDMFLSLAVIAAVAGVVYIFVPHDDKADPVKAVDYRVELLTARRAAPYPVAAPSGLAQDWKPTSVGYDREAGDSWHLGFLDPDGKYVAVEQSTSPAKKYITDVSQKAKDTGRTQQVAGETWQHWEGPKYDALVRQEKGATTVVTGSASTARLAEMAASLKTS
- the glpX gene encoding class II fructose-bisphosphatase gives rise to the protein MSEHHLPSQLEVSPEAPDRNLALELVRVTEAAAMAAGRWVGRGDKIGADGAAVKAMRTLVSTVSMNGIVVIGEGEKDEAPMLFNGERVGDGTGPEVDIAVDPIDGTTLNAKGMPNAIAVLAAADRGAMFDPSAVFYMDKLVTGPEAADFVDINAPVSVNIRRVAKAKNSMPEDVTVVILDRPRHEGIVREIRETGARIKFISDGDVAGSIMAAREGTGVDLLMGIGGTPEGIISACAIKCLGGVIQGKLWPKDEAERQRALDAGHDLDRVLSTDDLVSGDNVFFVATGITDGELMRGVRYRAETATTESIVMRSKSGTIRKIDSTHRLSKLRAYSAIDFDRAK
- a CDS encoding WhiB family transcriptional regulator yields the protein MLHLPHQPLQVAAVPPQRTPAREDQTGPWHSEAVCRRDEAGLFFAPSKEPTAARLSREESAKRVCARCPVMVECREHALMQPEPYGVWGGLTAAERRVALARRRRREAELKASGATGHIAAAG
- a CDS encoding DUF1707 domain-containing protein; this translates as MDLEKHPQQPTAPAEPDVIRASDADRDRIADILREAMAEGRLTADEHAERVDSVYRAKTVGELEPLVRDLPTPGGTPRAVGASYAHSPASPTGPADNLVAIFSSSSRKGRWRVGGRTNAFSLFGSVEIDLTEALFGQRLTVINATSVFGSVEIRVPENISLRGSGTGIFGNFEVVTLESADPEAPVVVVNGYSVFGSVEAKPKRGKFIADLQDRLRKHLGH
- a CDS encoding fumarate hydratase; the protein is MPEFAYSDLLPLGEDTTPYRLVTAEGVSTFEADGRTFLKVEPEALRTLAAEAMHDISHYLRPAHLAQLRRIVDDPEASSNDKFVALDLLKNANIAAAGVLPMCQDTGTAIVMGKRGQNVLTEGGDEEALSHGIFDAYTKLNLRYSQMAPLNMWDEKNTGSNLPAQIELYATDGGAYKFLFMAKGGGSANKSFLFQETKAVLNEASMMKFLEQKIRSLGTAACPPYHLAIVVGGTSAEFALKTAKYASAHYLDELPAEGSPTGHGFRDKELEQKVFELTQKIGIGAQFGGKYFCHDVRVVRLPRHGASLPVAIAVSCSADRQATAKITAEGVFLEQLEKDPARFLPDTTDEHLDEAGDVVRIDLNRPMDDILAELTKYPVKTRLSLTGPLVVARDIAHAKIKERLDAGEEMPQYLKDHPVYYAGPAKTPEGYASGSFGPTTAGRMDSYVAQFQAAGGSKVMLAKGNRSQQVTDACDAHGGFYLGSIGGPAARLAQDCIKKVEVVEYEELGMEAVWRIEVEDFPAFVVVDDKGNDFFTEPAPAPTFTSIPVRGPGLA
- a CDS encoding LuxR C-terminal-related transcriptional regulator, whose protein sequence is MKDDHSSTPACDCRESSSGGSARDRPAPERPCEAALATYRRALVAGSLPQDEVTGCLRALQLMVADRGSPGFMMPVPPETASYAALAPLQEAILDHRRTLRATRASLSVFEALYAEVHRTQQPALTRLSGAAVISKALDAAVGGCRQEVRTAHPGGSRPADVLEEALTRDLGNLRRGVRQRTIYQHTVRSDRATLSYIEQVSTEGAEIRTLAEVTDRVMVFDGDLAFVPFSDEPQQALRIQHPSLVRFLARAFDEAWARAVPVRPERAPLRTPVITSDLQRAILLAVVNGETDASIARRIGMSRRSVAEHMRKVSEQLGSTSRAQLGYLVATSGLLDG